One region of Eupeodes corollae chromosome 1, idEupCoro1.1, whole genome shotgun sequence genomic DNA includes:
- the LOC129947613 gene encoding uncharacterized protein K02A2.6-like, producing MSVQMEKLKQKYFSVFENSMGIINNVQARIPLRAVAKPVFIKARKMPFALRDAVEKEFYELEKNGIIEKFETSRWATPIVPVRKQGGKVRICGDYKISLNPQIFVQEHPLPTIEELFAAMAGEVYPDDREHLTLSTHRGLYRPTRFMYGVASGPAKWQNIIEEILKDIDCVSVFSDDIKITAPNDVIHLQRLEEVLSRLSKYNMRVNFEKCEFSASEIEYCEYKIDCEGIHKSMQ from the exons ATGTCTGTTCAAATGGAAAAGCtcaaacaaaagtatttttcagtttttgaaaactcaatgggCATAATAAATAATGTTCAAGCTCGCATTCCTTTACGTGCTGTTGCAAAACCTGTCTTTATTAAGGCAAGAAAAATGCCTTTCGCTTTGCGAGATGCAGTCGAAAAAGAATTTTacgaattagaaaaaaatggcATAATTGAAAAGTTTGAAACATCAAGATGGGCTACTCCCATTGTCCCCGTTCGAAAACAGGGTGGTAAAGTTCGAATATGCGGAGATTATAAAATCTCTTTAAATCCgcaaatttttgttcaagaaCACCCCTTGCCAACAATAGAAGAATTGTTTGCGGCAATGGCAGGtg AAGTTTATCCCGATGATCGTGAGCATCTTACGTTGAGTACTCACAGGGGTTTGTACAGGCCAACTAGATTTATGTATGGAGTCGCGTCCGGTCCTGCAAAGTGGCAAAACATAATTGAGGAAATCCTCAAGGATATCGATTGCGTTTCGGTTTTCTCAGATGATATCAAGATAACTGCTCCAAACGATGTTATTCATCTTCAGCGTCTCGAAGAAGTCTTATCACGATTAAGCAAGTACAACATGagagtaaattttgaaaaatgtgagtTTTCGGCTAGCGAAATTGAGTATTGTGAATACAAGATCGACTGCGAAGGTATCCATAAGTCGATGCAATAA